The Erythrobacter sp. F6033 genome window below encodes:
- a CDS encoding OmpA family protein, which yields MRITAPILALGLFAALGACSNQTNDAPADGDPAASEATPSVDAPVSILRPDVEQPELPAELLEPLNVTIGFPSGGDEIDIAASAALEEVLASEQVADGGLITLRAHSDAAGSDAVNLRASQLRGDAVRDWLIEKGVAEDRVKVIAFGEQNPTEPNAKPDGSANDAGRAANRRVEVEVSVIEPDGAEAQASSQPATID from the coding sequence ATGAGAATCACCGCACCAATTCTTGCCTTGGGTTTGTTCGCCGCGCTTGGTGCTTGCAGCAATCAGACAAATGATGCTCCGGCCGATGGCGATCCCGCCGCGAGTGAGGCCACACCCAGCGTAGATGCGCCAGTCTCGATTCTGCGCCCTGATGTTGAACAGCCGGAATTGCCAGCGGAGTTGTTGGAGCCTCTCAACGTGACAATCGGATTTCCATCTGGCGGGGATGAGATTGACATAGCGGCCAGCGCTGCTCTTGAGGAGGTACTTGCCTCTGAACAGGTGGCAGATGGTGGGTTGATAACCTTACGTGCCCATAGCGACGCCGCCGGTAGCGATGCCGTGAACCTGCGCGCTTCCCAGCTTCGCGGTGACGCTGTCAGGGATTGGCTGATAGAAAAAGGCGTCGCCGAAGACCGCGTTAAAGTGATTGCTTTCGGCGAACAAAATCCGACTGAACCCAATGCTAAGCCAGATGGTTCTGCCAATGACGCAGGACGTGCGGCAAATCGGCGTGTTGAGGTGGAAGTGTCAGTGATTGAACCTGACGGAGCAGAAGCTCAGGCGAGCTCCCAACCTGCCACAATCGACTAG
- a CDS encoding cytochrome c1, producing the protein MTIRLAGILAGIGITAVLVFWSLVPGVVNLVSGPPAEKSAYYVFKEKPVAPEGGFSFAGPVGKWDYAQLQRGYSIYKQVCSACHGLKYVAFRNLEELGYSEEQVRAEAATWPVPGIDPNTGEAVLRPGLPTDYFPNPYPNNVAAAAANNNAIPPDLTLMTKARKDGSNYVYSLLNGYVEPDPEKLAAAEANGFETPEGLYFNPWFENVNLAMAPQLVEGAITYDDGTEATVPQMSADIAAFLTWTAEPTLIKRKQTGWAVILFLLFATSLAYMSYKQVWAGQKPKKK; encoded by the coding sequence ATGACAATCCGTCTAGCAGGCATTCTGGCAGGTATCGGCATCACCGCCGTGCTGGTCTTCTGGTCGCTGGTTCCCGGCGTAGTCAATCTGGTTTCCGGCCCTCCAGCCGAAAAGTCAGCGTATTACGTATTCAAGGAAAAACCGGTCGCGCCTGAAGGCGGTTTCTCTTTCGCAGGCCCGGTTGGCAAATGGGACTACGCTCAGCTGCAGCGTGGCTATTCCATCTACAAGCAGGTCTGTTCAGCGTGCCACGGGCTGAAATATGTCGCTTTCCGCAACCTTGAGGAACTCGGCTATAGCGAAGAGCAAGTTCGCGCAGAGGCGGCGACCTGGCCCGTTCCGGGCATCGATCCTAACACTGGCGAAGCAGTCCTTCGTCCCGGCTTGCCGACAGATTACTTCCCGAACCCGTATCCGAACAACGTTGCCGCAGCGGCTGCAAACAACAATGCGATCCCGCCTGATCTTACGTTGATGACGAAAGCGCGCAAAGACGGTTCGAACTATGTGTATTCGCTGCTGAACGGCTATGTTGAGCCCGATCCCGAAAAGCTCGCGGCGGCTGAAGCGAACGGCTTTGAAACGCCAGAGGGTCTGTATTTCAACCCATGGTTTGAAAACGTAAACTTGGCGATGGCACCGCAGCTTGTCGAAGGCGCGATTACTTATGATGACGGAACCGAAGCAACCGTGCCTCAGATGTCAGCCGACATCGCGGCGTTCCTGACTTGGACGGCTGAACCGACCTTGATCAAGCGGAAGCAGACCGGTTGGGCAGTCATCCTGTTCCTGCTGTTTGCCACCAGCCTTGCTTACATGTCGTACAAACAGGTTTGGGCTGGCCAGAAGCCAAAGAAAAAGTAA
- a CDS encoding cytochrome b/b6 encodes MSFAWAKQYEPKSDFTKWIDEKLPLPRLVYNAIGAGYPVPRNLNYMWNFGVLAGFCLVLQIVTGVILAMHYASNTEVAFGQVEHIMRNVNWGWMMRYAHANGASFFFIVIYLHIFRGLYYSSYKAPREMIWLLGVVIFLLMMATAFMGYVLPWGQMSFWGAKVITGLFGAIPFIGEPLQVWLVGGYAPNDSTLNRFFSLHFLLPFVIAGVVILHIWALHIPGSSNPTGVEVKKESDTVPFHPYYTAKDGFGLGVFLIAFTFMVFFLPNFLGHPDNYIEANPLSTPAHIVPEWYFLPFYAILRAFTGDLTIPFTGIVLVQAKLLGVIAMFGSILVWFFLPWLDKSPVRSGHYRPMFKKFFWFGLIPTMIVLTICGGAPAEEPYVLLSQIFTAYYFMHFLVILPIISQIEVPKPLPFSITEAVLGSDEEPAAQPA; translated from the coding sequence ATGAGTTTTGCCTGGGCCAAGCAGTACGAACCGAAAAGCGACTTCACCAAGTGGATTGACGAGAAGCTGCCTTTGCCGCGCCTCGTCTACAACGCAATTGGTGCGGGCTATCCGGTTCCGCGCAACCTCAACTATATGTGGAATTTCGGCGTGCTCGCCGGTTTCTGCCTTGTGCTGCAAATCGTCACCGGCGTCATACTGGCGATGCACTATGCTTCGAACACCGAAGTTGCCTTCGGTCAGGTTGAGCACATCATGCGCAACGTAAACTGGGGCTGGATGATGCGGTATGCGCACGCCAACGGCGCCAGCTTCTTCTTCATCGTGATCTATCTGCACATCTTCCGTGGCCTGTATTATTCGTCGTACAAGGCACCGCGCGAAATGATCTGGCTGCTCGGTGTGGTCATCTTCCTGCTTATGATGGCGACCGCCTTTATGGGGTACGTCCTGCCATGGGGTCAGATGAGCTTCTGGGGCGCGAAAGTGATCACCGGCCTGTTCGGCGCGATCCCGTTCATTGGTGAGCCGCTGCAGGTTTGGCTCGTCGGTGGCTATGCCCCGAACGATTCAACCCTGAACCGCTTCTTCTCGCTGCACTTCCTGCTGCCATTTGTGATTGCTGGTGTGGTTATCCTCCACATCTGGGCGCTGCACATTCCGGGTTCGTCGAACCCGACTGGCGTCGAAGTGAAGAAGGAAAGCGACACTGTTCCGTTCCACCCGTATTACACGGCGAAAGACGGCTTTGGCCTTGGCGTGTTCCTGATCGCGTTCACCTTTATGGTGTTCTTCCTGCCGAACTTCTTGGGCCACCCGGACAACTACATCGAAGCCAACCCGCTTTCGACACCGGCGCACATCGTTCCGGAATGGTACTTCCTGCCGTTCTACGCGATCTTGCGTGCCTTCACAGGCGATTTGACAATCCCGTTCACGGGCATCGTATTGGTGCAGGCCAAGCTGCTTGGTGTGATTGCAATGTTCGGTTCGATCCTGGTCTGGTTCTTCCTGCCATGGCTCGATAAGAGCCCAGTGCGTTCGGGCCACTACCGCCCGATGTTCAAGAAGTTCTTCTGGTTTGGCCTGATCCCGACAATGATCGTCCTTACGATCTGCGGCGGTGCACCGGCTGAAGAGCCATATGTTCTGCTGAGCCAGATCTTTACGGCGTACTATTTCATGCATTTCCTGGTGATCTTGCCGATCATCAGTCAGATCGAAGTGCCCAAGCCATTGCCGTTTTCGATTACCGAAGCGGTCCTTGGTTCGGATGAAGAACCCGCCGCGCAGCCCGCGTAA
- a CDS encoding adenine phosphoribosyltransferase has protein sequence MTAEPLSPDELKALVRTVPDFPEPGIQFRDITTLIGHPKGMASSVRHLAAFARACGAQKIAGMEARGFIFGAAVAVQLGVGFIPVRKPGKLPIKTIGIDYALEYGTDRLEVDPGAIGDGERIVIVDDLIATGGTALATAQLLRDAGAVVDDALFVIDLPDLGGASKLREAGVGVQALMEFEGD, from the coding sequence ATGACTGCCGAGCCGCTTTCGCCTGATGAACTGAAAGCGCTGGTGCGTACGGTGCCTGATTTTCCCGAACCCGGTATTCAATTCCGCGATATCACCACTTTGATTGGCCATCCCAAGGGTATGGCCTCAAGCGTCCGCCACCTTGCCGCTTTTGCAAGAGCATGTGGAGCCCAGAAAATCGCGGGTATGGAAGCGCGTGGTTTTATCTTCGGCGCCGCTGTGGCGGTCCAGCTGGGCGTAGGGTTTATTCCTGTCCGCAAGCCCGGCAAACTCCCGATCAAGACTATCGGCATTGACTACGCGCTTGAATACGGGACCGACCGGCTAGAGGTTGATCCCGGCGCGATCGGCGACGGCGAAAGAATCGTCATTGTTGACGATCTCATTGCAACAGGCGGTACCGCTCTCGCCACAGCACAATTGCTGCGCGATGCAGGCGCTGTTGTTGACGATGCTCTCTTTGTGATCGACTTGCCGGATCTCGGCGGAGCGTCGAAACTTCGCGAGGCAGGCGTTGGAGTTCAAGCACTTATGGAATTTGAGGGCGACTAG
- a CDS encoding sodium:proton antiporter, whose product MESQALVIATIGVLGVGAQWIAWRTGWPAIVLMLAAGFLAGPVAGELGFRLLDPEAAFGDLLDPAIGIGVALILFEGGLSLDLRELRHSGSAVWRLATIGVVVGWALGALAASQIAGLAWPVAVLFGGILIVTGPTVVIPLLRQAKVQARPNSILKWEGIVNDPTGALCAVIAYEYFRRVAESPNASLAEVVPPLIIAAILAGLIGYAAARFIAYAFPRGAIPEYLKVPVLFITVIFVFVLTNKIEHEAGLVAVTVMGITLANTGFSSIRSIHPFKENVAVLLVSGIFILLSASLSWSDLVYLDPTTEVGLRFVLFLLALLFLVRPLTVLISLLGSDVPWNERLFVAWIAPRGIVLVAISGLFALRLADLGYSDGQVLTALSFAVVVTTVIAHGFSINLVAKWLKVKGTSRPGLLIVGSTPWTIALAKEMQALKTPVMVVDSSWQRLGAARREGLPFYHGEILNEATEHNLDLAPFQVLVAATDNEAYNALVCNEFAHEIGRDSVYQLGESGDEDDKHALPESIRGRALFESGFGVTDVSERQQEGWVFRKTKLSDEFDFEKAQETMPDSANVLLLVRSGGNLRFFTHAARPEPRAGDTVISFTPAQQMTPEEQVAKRAAKEAGKTKNEPTQAKPQAT is encoded by the coding sequence ATGGAATCGCAAGCGCTTGTTATTGCCACTATTGGTGTTCTCGGTGTCGGGGCGCAATGGATTGCCTGGCGCACAGGCTGGCCAGCGATTGTGCTGATGCTTGCCGCAGGTTTCCTTGCGGGGCCTGTCGCTGGTGAGCTCGGATTTCGGCTTTTGGATCCAGAGGCGGCGTTTGGCGATTTGCTTGACCCGGCGATCGGTATTGGCGTCGCGCTTATCCTGTTCGAAGGCGGTTTGAGCCTTGATCTGAGAGAATTGCGCCATTCGGGCAGCGCTGTGTGGAGGTTGGCGACCATTGGCGTCGTTGTCGGATGGGCGCTCGGCGCGCTCGCTGCCAGCCAAATTGCGGGGCTTGCATGGCCGGTGGCCGTGCTGTTCGGAGGAATCCTGATCGTCACCGGTCCCACGGTCGTGATCCCGTTACTACGACAGGCCAAAGTGCAGGCACGCCCCAATTCGATCCTGAAATGGGAAGGGATCGTAAACGATCCAACCGGCGCCCTGTGTGCCGTCATCGCCTATGAATATTTCCGCCGTGTCGCTGAAAGCCCCAATGCTTCATTGGCTGAGGTGGTCCCGCCATTGATCATCGCCGCAATTCTGGCAGGGTTGATTGGCTATGCCGCCGCGCGCTTTATCGCATACGCTTTTCCGCGCGGAGCAATCCCGGAATATCTAAAGGTCCCCGTTCTCTTCATCACCGTGATTTTCGTGTTTGTTCTTACCAACAAGATCGAACACGAAGCCGGCCTTGTCGCAGTGACAGTGATGGGCATCACGCTCGCAAACACCGGCTTTTCCAGCATCAGATCAATCCATCCGTTCAAGGAAAACGTCGCCGTTCTGCTCGTTTCGGGCATCTTCATTTTGCTATCGGCGAGTTTGAGCTGGAGTGACTTGGTTTATCTCGATCCGACAACCGAAGTCGGTTTGCGGTTCGTGTTGTTCCTGCTGGCACTGCTGTTCTTGGTCCGACCGCTAACAGTCTTGATCAGTCTGCTCGGTTCGGATGTCCCGTGGAACGAGCGGCTGTTTGTTGCCTGGATCGCTCCCCGAGGCATCGTTCTTGTCGCTATTTCGGGCCTCTTCGCGCTTCGCCTCGCTGATTTGGGGTATAGCGATGGGCAGGTGCTTACCGCCCTAAGCTTTGCGGTTGTGGTGACGACGGTCATTGCTCACGGCTTCAGCATCAATTTGGTCGCCAAATGGCTTAAGGTAAAAGGCACTTCGCGACCGGGGCTGCTCATTGTCGGTTCGACCCCTTGGACAATCGCTTTGGCCAAAGAAATGCAGGCGTTGAAGACACCGGTGATGGTGGTTGATTCCAGTTGGCAACGCCTAGGCGCTGCGCGGCGCGAAGGTCTCCCATTTTATCACGGCGAGATCCTGAATGAGGCGACCGAGCACAACCTCGACCTTGCACCGTTCCAGGTGCTCGTCGCGGCCACCGATAACGAGGCGTATAATGCGCTTGTATGCAATGAATTTGCCCACGAAATTGGCCGCGACAGCGTCTACCAGCTTGGCGAAAGCGGTGACGAGGACGACAAACACGCATTGCCCGAAAGCATTCGCGGAAGAGCGCTGTTCGAAAGCGGGTTCGGCGTCACCGATGTGAGCGAGCGCCAGCAAGAAGGCTGGGTGTTCCGCAAAACCAAACTGTCTGATGAGTTTGATTTTGAAAAAGCGCAGGAAACAATGCCTGACAGTGCAAATGTCCTTTTGTTGGTGCGGAGCGGCGGCAATTTGCGCTTTTTCACGCATGCCGCTCGGCCAGAACCGCGCGCAGGCGACACCGTAATCTCGTTCACACCGGCGCAGCAGATGACGCCCGAGGAACAAGTGGCCAAACGCGCGGCGAAAGAGGCCGGCAAGACCAAGAATGAACCGACACAAGCAAAGCCGCAGGCAACATGA